The Nicotiana sylvestris chromosome 6, ASM39365v2, whole genome shotgun sequence genomic sequence AATCATCTTTCAAATCATCATATTTTATGTGATATAATATGGCTAAATTTTGCTTTTATTTATAATGGTTTGGTTAAAATTTTCAAGCTAAGGATCGTGTGGCTTGTGGATTTTTCCAATGGTATGATCCGAAATTTTTTGGCCAATCAAAGGTGATAATTCTTGGCTTACAAAAGGATAAAATGGAACTTGAGGctgaattgaagaagaagaaaatcttgAAGATGCTGCTATTATTAGTATATGTTTCAATGTGTATTTTTGGTTGTTCAAATGCTAGAAAATTTTGTGTAATTTGAAACTTGGTTGTTGCTTTTGTTTCAAATGCTAGGAAGTGTAATGTAATTGCTATGTGTTTGATCTCCATTTAAAACAGTACAAGAAATCAGTGTTGCATGTTCCATTATGTTTACAAGCTTCTTGCCAGCATGTATCATAGCATTCCACAGAAAGCAAATACCAAAAGGAACCAACTATCTGGAAAGAACCAAACAGAAGGGAAGTAAGAAAGCTTCCTTTTTACGGAGAAAGAAGAACATTCTTATACATATTAACCTAAGACCTACAAAAGAAGCTTGACGATGTATTGAGAAATAACACATTGTATTAGAGGTCAAAAAGCCTACAATTGACTAGTTTTACATTACATCACATAAGGTGCATTGAAGTAAAATAAGTTTTAAGAGTTTACATCATAACTTGTACCACAAAAATATTATCCAAAACACAATCATAGTATCGACATACAACAGTTCCCAATAGAGTAGTATTGAAGCTCAAACACCTCCAATTTTTTCATTAGCTTTTGGTGATTTTGTCCTTAAACGCTGTAGTAAAGCACTTCTATGTTGAAGTTGTCTAGTTGTTATTGCTTGCTTTCCCTTCCATTTCAGGACTTTACTTGGTTTATAACCAAGATCACCGGTCACTACGACTGAACTTTCAACTGCTCCATTGTTCCTTCCACAGTCGATTACCCTACTAACATGCCTCCCTTGCTGAAAATTAAGTTAAAAAAATAGATATCAGACAATATAATTTAACTTTCAACCTCAAAACTAGCAACCAAACTGCTAATTAGCTCAACACATGTATAGCCACTTTTGCTAACAAATACTCTATGTCCCACTACTCTTGGCCTCTTAAATGCAGTAAGAGCATCTCTGTTGCTTGCTTGAGATTGTTGCACATCTGAGTTTTATGAGTTCTGCACTATGTTGCTACTGCTTCTTCCTTTACCACCCTTAGATTTATCATTCTTCTTACTAGCAGATGCTTGGGAGTCAGCCTTTGATCTCTTTTTAGAGGTTGATTTTTGTGAGTGAGCCACTCCCTTTGCATAAATAGAAATAGTTCCAATCAGCTAATACCAATCTAACAAGTAATATTGTTGATACTAGCTGAATTAACTGATACAAAACAACCCTAATCAGAACTAACAGTCCCAAACTAACAGCTAACTTAagctaacaactaactgatacaTAACAGTCCCAAACTAATAGCTAACAATAGTCCTAAACAACATTGTAACATTCAACAGAAACTAACAACTAACAGGAGGCAGAAATAGTCAAACTATCAGGTAACAGTTAATACAAATAATAGCTAATAGCAGTCCCAAACATTATTGTAACATTCAGCAGAAACTAACATTTAGCAGTCCCAAACATTCAGCAATCCCAAATATTCAGCAGTCCCAACTACAGCCCATTATAACATTCAGTAGAAACAGAAAACTAGTTGTACAAACTGAAGTAGAAACAGAAAACCAGTAGTACAAACCAGCAGTCCCCATGACTCAGTTTCTAATAGGAGGCAGTCCCAAACAGAAGCAAGATAAcagaaagtaaaagaatgtaacaaaaacagaaaataacaaaaaGTACCTCTAAAGTGCTTTGAGGTTTATTTGGACATCTTCTTCTATTATGAGCTGTGGACTTTCAAATTGAGCAACTCATTGATATTCCTTTCTTTGTAAGCTTGCCACTGCTTTTATCTcccagcttcctttcttcttcttttttgtggGCCTTCCAGGCATTGTTCTAACTAGAGGAGGTTCAACCTTTGCATTTATTGACTCAGGCCAAATCTCCATGCATGGTACTGGTTGTATAAAATGAGAATAAGCTTTTAGGTAGGTCTCCTTCTTGTACAACTCAGAAATGAAGTCAAGTGGATTAAGTCTCTTGTGATGAATTGCAGCCATACCATGTGCACAAGGTATCCCTTTTAGTTGCTAAGCTCTGCAACTACATACTCCCTCAGTCAACTTGACAATGTGTTTAATACATGTAGCACCCTTAACTTCATACCCAAAATCACCATTCCAGTGTATTGTGCACTTCATACACTTCTCCACATTTGTAACCAACACATTTCCATTGGTGATATACCTTCATTCCAAGTATCTGCAAATGCCCTCACTTTGGTGAACCTATTCATTACCTTTATCTTAATTTCTTCAAGCATGCTAATAATTGTCTTGTGCCTAGGACCCAAAACCCAAGCATTGAAGCTTTTAGCCATGTTATTATCCACACTGTCACACTTGGAAGAAGTTCTAAACATTGCTTTGTTCCATTTCTCAGGATTGTAGTTTACCAAGTCTTTATATATCTTGTGACCTAACTTACTTAGCTTGTCCAAGTTTGCTTTAAGTTTAGCTTCATAAGTTGATCTTGCACAGCTCCAAAACCCATTTTTTCTCTCAATACCCTTCCATTTCTGTTGCCAATTAGCTAGAATATGTCTTGCACACATTCTATGCTCACATTCAGGAAGATATTTTTGAACTGCTGAATATAAACCCTGCAAAAAAGACACTGTTAGTCTGAAAAAAGATAATGTTAGCTTAAAAACAAATATCTTTTTAGTTTAAATAAGATAGTACATTTTCCATATCACTAATGATTGTGAATTCTGCTCCTTCATCATTGATCTCCAAATTAGACTTCAATATCCTTAAAAACCAACACCATGTGTCTTTACTTTCTGTCCCAACTATAGCCCATGCTATTGGAAATATTTGGTTGTTCCCATCCTTTGCAATAGCAACAAGTAGCTATCCCTTAGATATTCCCTTCAAGAAATAACCATCTAACCCAATACATTTTCTACACCCTTCAATAAATCCCCTTTTCATTGCTGCAAAGAAAATGTAGAAGGAGTGAAATAATTTATTTCCATCTTCAGAATCTGTCACTTTTACCACACATGTATTCCCTGGATTTGATTGAAGGAGCACATCTCTATAATCATAAATCCTGCCAAACTCCTTCACATGATCACTCATCACTTCTTTCAATACTTGTTTCCTAGCTTTCAAACAAAATTTTTTTCCAGCATATAAACCCAAATCCTCCCTTGCCAAATCTTGCATCTCCCAACCCTTTATGCACGACTGTGAAATTATCCTACTTTTATAGTACTTTGCAAGATACTTGGTATTGCACATTGAATTTGTGTTGGTCTTGTTGCAGTTATGCCTAGGATTATAAGTTTTGATAATGAAATCAACAGATTTGAGCTCTCTGCTTGCAAACAACAACCAATGGCATCCACTAGTTTTGCATTTTACCTAACTCTGTTTTTATCATTTGTAATCTTCTCGAGCTCACATCCTCTTTCTATTGTATACCTGGTGACAACTTCCCTAAACTTATATACATTTTCAAGGACCATGTTAAGTTTCCAAACCACCTTTTCTCATTTTGGATCATATATTACCCTCTTGTTCTCCTTTCTTGCTTTCATGTTACCACTTATGTTCCCTGATTCACTGCCACTCTCATTGTCACTATCACTCACAAAACTATCAGCATCTGAACTGTCATAAAAAGGCTCATCACCAACTAACTTACCAGAAATATTTTTCTTCCCTTTATCTATGCCTTCAAAACCTGGATCTATCCCAACTGGTCCAAGAAAACACTCAGCAACAACTTTCTTTCTTGGtgctccttttttctttttataagcCTTCAAATCTGTTTTAACTATGTTCAAATCTTCATGCACATCACTACCATAATCAGCCGCATGCTCTTCATCATCAGAACTGCTAGATTTATCACTATCTGCAACATTAcctatgtcatcttcctctaagtCTTCATCTTCTATGTCAGAATCATCTTCATTTACTAAGGAGTTTCTAGGAAGTTTTTCTACAACATGTGACTGTTTAGGGGGTTCTATTTGACCACTACAATCAATATTTTCAATTTGGGAACCTAACGGTTCATTAAAACTTTCAACAACCCTACTGGAAGATTCTTCAACAACCTCACTAGTCACATGGCTATTCTGGACCACATTATCTCCCTTATGGCATACATAAATGTCTATTGTATCCTTGTTACTTAACAGCTCAGCAAGTACCAACAAATCCCTATCATTTTTCAATTCTACCAAACTGTCATCCTTAGAAGATACAATATACATTTTTCCTACATTGGTAAACCCAAAATCCTTGGCATAATCAACAATTTCTGGAATAGAAAATTTGTCCGTATCCATATTAAAGGTATATTCAATGTTCCCCCCAACATAAACCGGCCCTACCTCATTCACAAGCATACCACCAATATGAAATCTCAAATTCAGATATTTATCTGCCATTACCctaaaataatagtaaaaatagCAAAGAATAAGGCCAAAAACACAGAACACTTTATTAATCTAACATAAAAAGACCTGAAATCCAAAACTAACAACAAGCATCATGCATACAACTATATATTCGACAAACAAACATCGACAAGCAAGAATATGTAAGACCTCAAAAAAAAGACCCAAAATTTTCTACTACGAACTAAATCGCAGCACCTACCTATCATAATTTTGCAACAAAATTAATAGGGAATAAAGAATGAAACCTGTATTGAAGCAATCCTTTTTAATAATCTCCAGATTCATCAAAGAATCAGAGGAAGATATTTCACCAGCAAAACCCTAAGCCCTAATTTTGTTCTAATTCACCAGCAAAACTTCACCTTTATTCCAAATTTGAAATAGTAGCTACCCACTCAACTCTAACTCGGCTAAAACTTACATAGCTAAAGAGTTAGAGGCACAAACAATGGACAAATTAAATAGCAAcagtgaaatttatatttttatactTAGCATAAGGTAATGTCAAGGCAATTAAAGTatcaattttcttttgaatttattTTAATACTACTGCTAGAAATTAAATGCTATATATATGAGGCACTTTTATCATGAAGTAATTGCAATCTCTGTGAACATATTCGTCTCATGTCTTTTGATAGTGATATTAATGAGGTTAGATAAGTCTCTAGTGGTATAAGTGATGACGAAGGGATGCGTCAAATGGCAATTAGATGTGCCATTCTTCTTGTTGAGAATACGTGATTTGACGTTATGTTTTTAAGGAGTAGAAAATTTAGTTAATTTAAAAGGACATTTAAGTAATTTGACCTTTTAGTTATAGGGTTCCCACTTTTATAGTAGTATAGATAGATAAATTCAAGTCATATTTATTGCATATAAAATCTTTAtgatttagggtgtgtttggtatgaggGAAAAATTTTtccatgaaaaatatttttctcgaaaatattttcatggaaaatgagtggttttatcacttattttttcttgtttggttggtgagtaGAAAGCtttttccggaaaatattttctaatgtTTGGTTAGtgatgtgtggctataattcATGGTTTAGAACATTATGTGCCTTGTATTTTACATGCTTTAATGATAAATTACACTTTCTTTGTGTGTAATAGAGTCTATTTTATGTGTATGTGAATTGGATATAAAAGTAGAGCAAAAGAGATACTTAAATGTTGAAAGTGTGCTCGAGAACAATGAAAAGGAGAGACCTGTAGAGGCCAGGCAAAGGCCAACTTAACCAGGCTTTAGCCTGGCGAGGCCAACCAAAGGCCAGGCTGAAGCTGGCGTTAGGCTGGCGCTGCAAGGCAAAGGCCAGGCTGAGGCTGGCGACGCCAGGCCTGGGGCCAGGTCCAGTCCGAGTTTTGAAGACTTAATTTGTTTTCCGGCTTGACTAGGATTTGACCTACACGTTTAGGTCTTGCCTAAATATATAGATAGACCTAAAAATGCCACTTTGAAGGACTTTTGCAACCATATGCAAGGATAGCTCACGGAACACTACTAAGGAGTTAGAATCATCGCCTTCTACATCCCTCAATCCTTACTTTGTAATTCACTTATGCAACATACTTTGGATATTGTTACTatgagtatgagtagctaaactcctaATCTAGGATTTTGAtagaacctattggaggatgattttcttgttacgttaatatagatttgctatTGTAttctctctatttgttcaactatatgcttattgttgttgattgaagggccctcaattaactgttcctatttaatatgtattactcaggagagagtgcatatttaggtagctGTTGAATAatatcactcctaacgtatatgagggatcaatacgaagggtttaaaggtgggattagggataacgaaaccttggtgcgacCTAAGTGAGCTGTACTTAAGGCTAGCTAGTGTAAttcaggagaatatgtctagtatattgttgtaattactcgggagagagttacaacaccagagtgctcatgattgatagagaagacttaggcaaatttataagAAACATAGCGGAAAAgattccgacaataggggaaatcagaACCTTAGATCATTCCAATTCTTGTCTACAACCCGTTCGTAGTTACTTCTTATTTATTGCATTTTTATTACGTAATATTTAGTTAATAAACATCTAATTTATTACTTAAATATTTCTGAAGATTGAATACATGAATTTGTGTGAGTCCAATAGTTGTGTTTAATAGGTTAATTCCCTATgtgattcgactccggacttgttaaCCAGAAtatatttgcaatgaccgctttgtcttttttataaggcatagttgggcgtgaccAAATTTTGGCAACGTTCCCGGGGAGTTAACGATGTTATTAATTATAGCTAAAAGAAGTGCTAAAATGCTTAGCGTAgtcaattttcttcaatttaaaccAAGTACACTGAAATTCTAATGTTTGTAGTCTTGGGTGTtataggtgcatgcctagaaagtCCTCAAGAATTGGTAAATTGTTTGTAGCATTATCAGATCCTGAGAATGTCTTCAAGGCACCGAATCGTGCAAACAAGAATTACAAAAAACAACAGAACAAATCGAACCAGACATGGATGACAAAGTAGAAAATCCAAATAACAGAAACAATACGAATGACCCAAACAATCAGGGTGTGGTGCCTCTTGTGCCAGAAGCAGCATtgtatgactgggcacaacccactgCCGATAATCTGGCAACCTCAATTACAGTCCCTCAGATACAAGCATAATTATTTCAAATCACAACCAACATACTACATTTGTTGCAGAATAAAGGACTGTTCTTAGGGTCATACATTGAAGATCCTCAACAGCATCTGAAGAATTTTCTATCGATATGTGCCACACAAAGTGTAACGACTCGAccagtcatttcatgagttacagtccggtttttcccatttctacttctttatgtatTGTTCAGTTGTATATCATCGTAttgtgttggttggttcgggttcagagtATTCATGGAGTGGaaagagacacttagtctcttatgtagaagcttaagttggaaaatataactggatattgacttatgagtagAAGGTATCAGAtgggaattctgatggttcggatagcttcgttaggagattttggacttaggagcgtgtttggaatgtaatttggaggtctgtggtaggtttaggcttgaattggcaaaatttggaaatttggcgttttccggtcgatagtggaaatcttgatatcggggtcagaatggaattccggaaattgaagtaggtccgttgtatcatttgtgatgtgtgtgcaaaatttcaggtcattcgggtgatGTTTGATAGGTTTTTTGCATCATTTGCGAAATTCAAAAGTTTGGagatccttaggcttgaatccgagggtgatttggtgttttgatgttgttccgagtgttccgaaggttggaataagtttgaatggtgataggtgacttgttggtaggtttggttgaggtcccgatggcctcgggatgatttcgaagGGTTATTGGAGAGTTGGAGAAATTGAAGTTGCAACTGAAGCTGttgttttctgtcataaccgcacctgcggattggggatcgCAAGTGCGAGCCGCAGGAGAGGAAAAGAGACTGCGGAAGCGGCAATGGTCGCAGGAGTAGAGGGTTGGACCGTATCTGCGAGCCCGCAGGTGCGGCATCTGAGGACTTAAGTGATTTTCACAGGTGCAAATTTTTGGGCGCAGAAGCGGCCCGTAGGTACGAGATATTGTCCGTAGATGCGGAAAtagctgg encodes the following:
- the LOC138870915 gene encoding uncharacterized protein; translated protein: MVLENVYKFREVVTRYTIERGCELEKITNDKNRVRHNCNKTNTNSMCNTKYLAKYYKSRIISQSCIKGWEMQDLAREDLGLYAGKKFCLKARKQVLKEVMSDHVKEFGRIYDYRDVLLQSNPGNTCVVKVTDSEDGNKLFHSFYIFFAAMKRGFIEGCRKCIGILKSNLEINDEGAEFTIISDMENGLYSAVQKYLPECEHRMCARHILANWQQKWKGIERKNGFWSCARSTYEAKLKANLDKLSKLGHKIYKDLVNYNPEKWNKAMFRTSSKCDSVDNNMAKSFNAWVLGPRHKTIISMLEEIKIKVMNRFTKVRAFADTWNEGISPMEMCWLQMWRSV